The genome window TCTATCTAGGCAGGGCAGCCCTGCATGTGGGTGCCACAAAATTTGACTAGCTCCACACATTCTTCTAGTGGGGCAGTCCCATGTACACATGCAGCAGTGCCCACTATCTCTGCACTTTCTCTGAATAGGGTAGCCCTGTACACAGGTACTGCAGCATTTTGCTAGCTTCACACTTTCTCCATGTTGGGGAGTCCCATGTATGCATGCAGCCCAGTGCGTGCCTGAAATAGCACCTTGCTGCACTTACTGGATCAATCTCTGGGTGGAGGGGACCCTTGTATGCATGCTGTGGCTCATTCCTGTTCCTGCTGGCTCTAGCTCCAGGATGGGTCACTGGGGACCTGCTATAGTGCCCTGCAAATGGGCCAGGGAACCTGGATGGAGTTCCTGCCTACTATCAACATGCAGGTGTAACACAAACAATGGTTCTTACCAGTTCCTGGGGCCCTGGGTTTTTCCCTCAGCTTTTGCAGAGCTCTTGAGTTTCCCTAACATTCTCTATGTAGTCTCTCTTGCTTTTCGTGCAGAAGTTATTCAGTTGGCTCAAAGTTGTCTTTCAAGAGAAATTGTAAATACAGATTACATTCCATGTTTTCTTGTTAGGGAGTTAGGTCACTGTCCACCTGTGCCACCATATTGGACCCACCTCCTGGACCATACCAACTTAATGCACAAAACCACCTCAACAGCACCTCAACATTCCTGACGTAGTCATAATGTTTTAATAGGATCCTTTAAATGATTTAATTGGGATGTTGTGGgcaaagtagaaaaaagaagatGGCTCTGATGAAGCAGGAGAAAGCTGGGAAAGTTAAGACTATATTGAATATGAACTCACAGGTAAATTTGACTTCCGCTATGGGTGACGCAGGGAAGATTTAATCTGAAATCTACCAGCTAATAGCTCAAGGTTCTTCATTCTGTCAGTCCTGTCACAATTGAAAGCCAAGTGATTAATACAAAAATTGGGTGTGCTAATCAGCATGTAGAATACAGAAACTCTGATTCTCTGACAGCCTAGAAATGGCACTTCCCAAAGATGAAAAGCACAAAAATCATAAGCCGGAATCACCGTGAATGCACAATGATGTCATGGTTTCAAATTGGTGGTTTCCATAATTAGCCACATCCAATTAATTAGATTATATGAAAGACATTATGGCAAAAtcttttgctttttgattttAAAGAGTAGCAGAATGCAAAATTATACATTGACACTGAGGAGGTGAGTGAAATAAATAAGATTCCTTAACATGCCTTAAAACTTGTGTTATGTTGCTCAACATCTTTGGTCATGGTTTCCTCACAGTAGACGGGGATAAGACCTTCGCTGTCTTCATCATATTTATTACCCAGCAAAATTGGGAGAGCAATTGATACCATATGTAGGAATGTTAGAGCCACTTTGAATAAAAGCAGGAATACTAGAAGgctttttctagagttttgtaTTCCTGAGAGGGATTTTAAGTATGTTAAGCATAATACTGAGTATCCAAGGACCATAGACCACATAGATATCAAAATGCATAGGTATTGCAGTACCAAGGAAATGCTAAACACttagaaacaaaatatacagaAGGTGAGTTGGAATGTCTAATTTAGCACAGATAATTGTAATTCAATTATGGAAATGAATCATTATTTCATAGCAAGTTTTATCTGGAAtcaaacaaaaatcctaaaatgagaagaaatatttacaaaggaTTTAGAACCATGGTGTATtaactgaccaaaaaaaaaaaagttactaaaaagaaagacttctaaaattttcaaatttgagtTACTGTGATAGAATGAAAAGACGTGTAAATCTAAAAGTAGACAACTTGGGCCATGGAACTGGCTGTGCCTTTTAGTAGTTGGCTGACTGACTGGTCAAATCCATCCTTCTGAGCCCCAATTCCATCACTATGAGATGGGTGACAATAATTTCCCTGACAACTTTAATTGGTTTTTATAAGtatcacatatataaaaatgaaataatgtttcaaaTACATTAGACTGTAATGAGTTCTAAAAATGTGAagtattatttagaaaatagcTATACTTTTTAAAggtcatatatttaatattttatgaattaagtTTTGTAGAGATAATACAATTTTAACTGCATTACAAGAATATTTAAAGGCATCTTATGGGAAATCATTTTGGGAAACTATCTAGGTTTTCATATACCATATTCTTTTAAGTCAGGTATATTGAAAAGTCCTGAATATGGAACATTTTATACTATAATAGCGAgacaaaaatgataaagaattttgccttaaaaaataaggaaaaagagagaCCCTTTCCTACTTAGTCTTTTGACTGCTCAAATTTTGTTCAAGTCAAATTTATTCATTGGTTTAGAGTTTATCAGTTTCTTGTGAATAAGCTGGTAAGTTTTTTAGGGTATTCCCCAGGAAGAAGGTGAAAGACAGTGAGAAATGCCAACCTAATAGAACATTTTAGCccatattataattatttcattgtttttatttgctgatATTTACTTTGGGAAGTTTATAGAGTGTGTACCTCATGTTTCTCATATGGTCTGCTAGGTTCAAAGAAGTcgatgtttaataaatatgaattttagtaTCCTCGATGGTTAAATTGTTATTGTGAAATTGTATAATCATTTGACAACCCATTTCATCCCTCTAAGGAGCGTTAGTTCTGTGCCTAGATGgttttctcttctatattttACTCTTAATGAAAACTGTAATTGGATGAAAacttaatgttttacattttctaataaataaatcagaaaagcaGAATTTAATGTTTTCCCTGTGGTATTCTTGGCATCTGTGCTTGCAACTGGTGATCTTTAAGATCATTTTATGAGCTTGCTCTCTGGTCCCAACCTCTAAGTTCAGGTCTCAGATTGCTCACACATTTCTTAGCTGCCACTTGGAAGTTAAGATGGCATGTATAAATTTCCTATAAATTAGTTGGTAGACTAGATATGTTCCAAGATGCATGATATAtccaacataaaaaataaatgcttatactTTGTTGATATCTATCTGAATAATTTAGTTGGTAGACTAGATATGTTCAAGATGCATGATATAtccaacataaaaaataaatgcttatactTTGTTGAAATCTATCTGAATGCAAAATGAGCATGAAATAAACTTGCATCCACTCTCacaatcaaaattgaaaaaataaagttcaggAAACACAGTTGTACTGTGTTTTCAAAACTGAGGTATTGCATACAACACTGTTTTTACGTAATTTAGATGACCTAGCAAAAATCACTGAAAACTTTGGGTCTGGTATTTTTCGCTTGATTTCGATATATGTTATAGACTTGAATGATTTACAGAAGTGAAAATTTTCACTCTTCCCAAGAAAATACAGCTATCTACATAAAGCTGCCAAATTTTACAACTATTGTTAGAAGTTAGTAACCCAAGAGGCCTACTCATTGGGCCCTGGGGATCTGTGTTCCACAACTTGAAAATCGTTGATCTGTTTAGTACTAATAAATTTTATACAGTTACCATCTTTGAAATTTCATACAATTTTTAGCTAAGCTGTATTATATAGGCTTAAGAAGATGTGGATTGTTCCCGTTAATTTAAAGGTCATGAGttagtattaagaaaaaaaataatgtgtgtagGATGATGTGGTACAAAATGGATTAAGTATTCATGTTGAAACCATTTAttgtggaagaagagaaaaagaccaAGCTCATGCTTTTCTGagagaatattattttcaaaggcCAGAGTTTTGAAACAGTTACTAACTAATGGACTAAAACACACAAAGTCACTTAGCttttatgaaaaagtaaataGTTGTATGGAAAATGAACAAGTATATTTCCTTACAcacttgctttttgtatttttcaaatagctAAACCTGAGCAAGCATTTTTGACTTGTTTCCTCAAATTTATTAGTATGAAAAAGAGTACACAAATAACAATTTTTCCTTTGCAGTTAGGTGTTCTAGGCATCATCAATAGTTCTTATTAGCCTTATTACCTTATGGGTTGGTATTATTACCCTTCGTTTACTAATGAGGAAAGGGAGTCAGAGAAATTAGGTAACTTGTAGCTAGTAAGTGATAGTGTTGGAGTTTAATCATAGATTTACTTAACTTGAATTACATTGCTTTTTATAGAGAAAAACGTATTTATGAAATCAGCATCTTTGTTTTCAACTAGTTCTATGAGTTTGTAGTTTCAGGTATAGCAAGATAAACAGATGTAAAAGAAGGTACATTTTTAGTGGCTGTATTGTTAAGTTTATCAATGTAGAGGTGCTTAATGAATATTAAAACCCAGGAAAAACAGAGTCAGTATACTTCCCCTGCTTGTCTGAGGACTGGTTTTCCTTTCAAATGCAATCCTCTGTGTCATTTTGCCCCCAAATTGCGCcgtgcatattttttttaaaatcaataaatccACAGTtgtattaagaaatattttattaacaaaacagTAAATTCCACTTGCTTAGCATGTCCAATAATGGATAAATTGGCCTTGcaacagaagaacaaaacaaaacaaaatccttagATACCCAGTCACACAGAGCACTAGAAGGGGAGGGTCATGTGGCCTTTCTTTGATGTCTTAAGGATTGACCACCTCAAACATTATtgtgatatttgttttttaaaaaaggcaacaCATTACATGGATAGAAAAGAAGCAGACTCAATCAGAAAAGTTACAGTCTAGAGATGTAATCAGATTTATGCCAGGTAGTGTGAAATTCTCTATTAACTGCAAACTATGCATGGAACCCTGATACTTTTGGTATGAAGATACTTGGGTTTTTATTCACAACTTTTTCTCTCCCTAGCTCAtgttcctctcttttctttctccactttaaaagaaaggacaaaaacagaaaaaaaaattgctcaatTTTGTGTAGGCCAATAACATTAGAAATTTTTACTGACAATTAGGTTATATCAttgcatgaaattttaaaatttatgttggAAAGAAACATTGCAATCAATCCCAAACAACACACTTCATAGATATACtgcttaaaaatacattatttattttctatcatatTTTTAGAATCTTTCCAGATGGAAACTAGTTCAAGCTCAGTAGATCAAATGGAAAAGcaaccatttctttttaaaacctcaaGATGTAAATTAGTGGTTTTATATCTACCTTCTTATTTCACTGGCTTTCCCTGAGTAAGACTGAATGAGAGGGGAAAATAAGACATGAAGTTTTTAAAAcctagcaaattaaaaaaaacaaaacaaaacaaaacaaaaaacaaataaacgacaaaaaaaactgaaacaaaagtaatggatttaaaattttagttttataccTCTACTTCCTGGGTCATGAAAAGCCTTTAAGACTTTCCATATACAACAATTACTTGACAACCATAGATAGTGGTGATTTGCTATGAATTGTACATGTTTCTAAGGTGTTGTATGTCTGAAATCCAGGCCACTTCTTGGCTTTTTTTTATCATCTAAAGTATTACAAAAGATGTTCTGCATTTTTTTGCCTTTGCTGATTAAAGCTAATTGTAAAGGTATTCGTCTATAAAATCTCGTATCATTTTAGGAGATGTTAAAGTAATGCAACCAATTTTCACTGAGGCATCACCTTCCATTCTaataatgcttttcttttgcaTTACTTTCTCATACTGATAATTTATTGCTATAATCATCATTGAAACGATATGCAAAAACAAGTGTATAATCTATACTTTCCTACTACTTAATGTGTTAAACTAAAACTGTATTTAATGAGATATATGTAAAactagaaatgttaaaatatagtCAATCAacagagaataattttttaaatggatagtAATACAGAatcaaaaattactgaaaatactTCCTTAGTTGAGAAAGTGTTTACTTTCCAAAACATTTATCATGCACATCaagttcagagaaaaaaacatataattttgttGGAAATGAAGTTTTCAATTGCAGCAGCCAGGGTTAAGGTATAGATCAACCAATTTGCTTCTGTAACCTCCCCACACAATGGGTCATATGCATGCAACAAAATACCATTGATATTCTATTTGATAAGAAAAGGTTCCATTTCATTAGGGAGTAAATTTTTCTTGGGGTTTTTTGGGAGCATGATCTCAATGAAGCAAATCACCCCATTTGTCATCAATACCTTAGCACAACTATCTTCCTTCTTGCTTTTCAAtttgtcagtaaatatttgctattatatATACGTTTGGGTTTTCCATCCTATCTGATGGATTCCTCTggattagtgtgtgtgtgtgtgtgtgtgtgtgtgtttgtgtgtgtgtatgtgtgtgtgtttgtcaatAGTGAATGCATGTGGGAAACGTGAGtattttggggaggaaaaaagattatacgatacatatgtatatattttaccttCTAATTCACACCTTcaatacaaaaagtaaaaattaattgcAACAGAATGAAGGCtatacatggaagaaaaaaagctGAATCTTTTTATATACATTCATACATTTCTTTCTTAGAATAAACACTacagtgtaattttattttaaaaaaagtaagtaatTGTGGCAATTTATAATggtggcaaaaaacaaaacaaaacaaaacaaaaaataaccctGAAATAATTGTTGCTCTGATGTCATAAAACCCCCTATACTTAGCAACACTTATAACATTGAATTTACCAAAAATGGCTGAAGAGCAGagatatattttgcattttctatacAACAGGCTATAAAACGTCACTTACCACAGTCCAGAAAGCACACAGAGATggattttatataaacatatgtaataaCATATTAAGCGTGCATGAAAATTTTCCAATGATTTCATCTATGccctcttgtttttgttttgaaattttagtgTGGAAATGTGCCTTATGTTTCACATTGTTGAAAATAAGGCCTccatactttttccttttccttcacaaCCAGAAAGGGGCTTTTTGAATGTGTTCCTACACAAGTCTTCAAAAAAGCCAGCACTTTGTTTCAAATGCAAGTTCCAACCACTGCTCCAGTTGCACCAGGCGGCAAACTCGTACAGGTTTGCAGGTTGAGTCACTCAGATTGACAGTCTTCTCTGGCAATGGGACTAACTGATTTCTCAGGAAAGAGCTAGCACTTTGGCTAAATCCAGGATCATAGgtagctttttgtgtgtgtgttgtgtgttgtttTTGTGTTGTGCCTTGATGTTTTAATACTCCTTTGCTTTATGAATGCGTGCGGTCATCACTGTCTTTTAGAAATGTTCCAGCAACATAAAGACAGGCAGAGTAAATGGAAACACTGTGGATGTTAGGGAATTTATTGGCcccgttttttttgttttgttttgtttttttcttttctggagaaacAAGAGCATGAgatacttgtttttaatttttaaaaacagtctttCCTTCCTGATTGCATTCCCTGTCTTCTTTTGTATGTGCTTCgtaaaaaggaaagtaaataagTTTATATTATGTCTCAGATAAAATGAAGACTATTTCTATACAAGTGTCCTTTTAAGATCTTGGGATCAGACATAATACTCTTTatccttgtttttcttatttttgttggCGCTTTTCGCACTGCTGGGTTGTTTCTCCTTGACAACAGCCCCATTGGACTGTGCTGAGTTACTGATGTAGTTTCGACTCTCGTCCACATGGTATGAGCCTTCATCCCGGTTTCTGTACTTGTACATGGCATAGAGAAGGATGAGGATGCACAGAGCGGCGGCGGCTACTATCCCCACAACCATGCCTGTGGTGCTGCTGGACTCCCGAATCACTTCCGCTGAGCCAGGGTAGGGCTCTCTCCCGCCTGCTCGGGTTGGGTTAGCTATAGGAGAGACggtgagaaaaaaaacaacacagagtgATTACTGACGTCGCTGAGTGCTCGAGACCTGTAACAACATTTACCGTCTTTTTCCATGCCTAATGGAATTGCACCTACTaaagtgctttggaaaatatACTGCTGTTAGGGGTAGCAATTCTTGTGCCTTGTGGTCACTAAAAACTAGGGACTATGAATCAAAGTACTTGGGGGAGATTcgttgcctttttttctttctctcagatcCATTTTGTTAACAAGGTCTTATAAGTGCAGCCTCAAATAAGCGCCCTGTACCTCCAAAGGGCCATGTTGATGTGTTAGGTGAAAAACCATAACCCAACATGGAAAGTAAAATCTTAATGACCTGATCTTATAATATTAAAGGGTTATCACTTTAAGAATCAAATTGATGTTGATATATAGAACACTTAGGGCTAACTCTAGACTCTGAATCAGGATAGCTAAATTTAGGATAATTTAAGCAATTGTATTGTCCCCTACAGAAATGATTACAGTATTAGACAATAAGGTAATCCAGGCATTTTGAATTGTCTAATTGCCTGCTTGTAGAAGTGAGATTTTAGTCTCAAACAGATTCATTCCTTTTCTGCTGGAGTGTATTtgtttacatacatatgtatgttatTCATTCATTGGCAGTGGTTGAGAAATCACCAAAACTAAATTTGAGAGGATaaagtaagaaaacatttttcctcaGTTTTATATTCTGGAGTCAAAATTTAGTTAGTACCTAATATATGATAAGGGAATGGCTAGCCCACTTTTATTCAACTGGCAAAACCCTCATTCAATTTTTCCAAAGTATAAAGAGTATAAAAGCTCTTCCTTGGATACAAGAAAGGGATTACAGGGTACATTAATGTCTTCTCCAAGGCCTTGTCAGGCACTGGAATTGACCACAGATGGAGAGAAAACGTCCTGCGATTTGGCTTGTTGACcaggggagggaaagaggtgaCTCTTTTCCTCTACATAATACACTTTAAcaaatttgaaacaatttaaaagagtAGGAACTATAGAGACATAAGATTCTATCTCCTCTCTGACCCTAGGTCATTTTTCTCCATGGattgtgttttctgtctttctcttaatCTCTATCCTCTCCCTTGTCTTACAAAAAAGATTACTTTTCATATGTATGGATTAAAAATgctataatttccaaaatattattctttataaattatgcaggatgaatttaaataattgctagattttatatatatatatatatacatatatatgtgtgtatatatatatatatatatatatatatatatatatatatatatatatcagatagatatgtatgtgtatatatgtggtgtgtgtgtgtttacacaccCCAGAAATTGAACAATTCAAGAAGACtaaaatagtgtttttatttcactactattaattagtttttaaaatctttctacaAAAGTTCCTATTAATAATTGGGAATCATTTATCAATCATAGTTCTACCCTGCTTTGTAATTCAGCTTTCAAACATCACCAAGACTTCTGCCTACAGGTGGATTTCTTGCTGTCACAttcctttccttccccaaatAAAGCCTTACAAATATCGTCACTTACAAAGTAATAGCTTTCAGTTTCAAAGCAGCAATATGCTGTGTTCTGGAGCCACAAAAGGTAGCAGGTGAAACCTTTCTATGCTGAATATGTCACTGCTTGTTTTCCAAAAGCCCGTGCAATGTTGCTGAATAAAAAGCTTTGGAGTTGCTTCTGTGGCCAAGGTAGAAGGAGACAAAGACTGTAATCCACAGCATTTGATTACAGGAAATTAATTTCCTCTCAAGGAGAATAGAACCTACTGCAGGAACTCTGTTACCACCTGACAAACCAAAGGCAGCACTTTCTCTTTCAAATACAGTCATCATGGCTAAAGTCTGCCAATTAGCTCAGCTGCTAACTTTCACTAAATGACACCTTTCTACTTGCTCATTTTGAGTATTCTTTCACCATGGTGTCCCAAGAGCTGAAAagggattttatttaaatgttaccTAAATCTCCCCCCCCCACATCTAATGGAATGCTTTCATTTTAAGCACATTTTCATAATTATCTCACTTTGTCTGTCAGAAAAGAATGGGGAGAATGGAGTTAAAACTCTATTCATATAGCTCATGATATGGCTTGAGAGTTTTAATGGAATGCAGGATTAAATTGTTctatattaagaatatatatgtacattttttctcAGTTAGGAATTGGAATCACAAATGCACTATCTTATCCAAGAATTTAATCTTAATTTGCTCAAATATTTCTGACTATGTTTTCACAACAACTGTATAAGTAACACACTAACAACGATTTAATGTTAAAACTAGAATAAGAATGTAAGGACCAAACTCAAAACCTCAAATGTTTCAATTTTTCCATAAAGGCATTTGATAACACTTCCTGCTTAAGGAAAATACTTGTCTTTTTATGCAAGTCCAGCCAAAATGTTGCTTACGTCACATGCAGGTCTAAAAACATCTCTAACCCATATGCAAATAAAGATTCTAAAtatcatgttttttgtttttgtattttaaaataaccaacaACAAAACCCCGCCAAAACCCAATGAAGaaactttttatcctttttatccttgattcacattaaaaaattaataaccaGCATAGGTATTATTATAGGTCTGTTTGGAATATGCAGTGCTTCTATacctaatttattatttaatattttttatgtttatgtttacaAAGGCtaagtgatatatttttttctgctaagAGACACTTAACGTGTTCCTAGGACATCTCTCCCAGATGTGCTATAAAAGgttagagaaatttaaatatattaatgaacTATAAATGTGGCTTCATTTGTTGATTGTCATTGATGGTCCATTTTGAAGAATATTGAAAAATCTGaggaaattttatattaatttaaatatagagACTAGTATAAGTAGCTGACAAAATTAAATGCTTTCTTATAAAATTGggttaaaattttacataaaaagtagTTAACTCTTATCCATTTATGACAATGTGAAGAAAGGAATTTAATCAGGGAAATCCATAAGCAATTCGTATATTTCATGGATTTGAGAATTTTACATTCCCTTTATACTCCATCAGAAACTAAatcagacattttaaataattaaaacaattgtaTGTTTTTTCCTCAGCAGtgctaaaaaatgaataaaggaactACAATTTACTTTCACTCGGTTATCCTTTCTTTGTCCCAACATGTGATgagaatacttaaaaaaaaaaacgggtAAAAGATAACAAAAGAGGGGAGCTGAAAGCACAGAATACAGACAGATTAGCAGTAAGTCCTTGACTGTTCAAAAGTTAACAGATTTGCAGGTAAAAGAAACATAATGTAGCTCATTCTTTACTTTGGGCCCAGAGGCACCAAGAGCCCAGGTCAATGGAAAACTTCAGTAGGACTGATGATAGGCATTGAATAAGCCAGGGCACTTAAGTGTTACTCAGTATGACTGGAAATAGGCAAATAGTCAACTTAGGTGGTAGATGTGTGTTTCAGTTTGCGgctaggacacacacacacacacacacacacacacacacacacaagtagaTGGAATATCCTAAGCGTTGACTTCAATTTATATCTtccatttcaattatttaattcaCATAGTAAAAATCATTGTGAATTACACACAATTTATGTGAACACTACAACAATTGATGATTTTACTTATCGAAGTTTCACCACGTAATTCTATCACCATTTTACTCAAGGATGCCCGACATCACTTTACCCCTCAGCGTCAACTAGAATGGAGTGTGACTGCTCAGTCTATTATATCTGGAGAAAGCACATACGAACACCTTAATGGCGATATGAAGGCTTTTGATTTTTGCTGGCATTTTTACCCAGGTGATTCAGGAGCTATTGATTGAACTGGCAAGGACAGAGCTATCACAAGGGTTTTAACCTCTTTCATAAAAGCCACTTTTCAGCCAAGTGGCTATGGAAATAATCCTGGGACTCATGTATGGATAGTGCTACCTTTAAAGGACAgatgaaaattgatttttaattctctctctctcactctcatttGGCAAGATCTGATGATCTCTGTTCTTTCACATGGTCTGCTTTGGCCCAGATTTATCAAGAATCCTATGTGCTAGCTCTatgaattttctagtttttcattctCTAATAGGGATTACTTAGGTAGCCATAGCCTTTCCAGTGTTAgaatagttattaacatatttcCACATTATACCTTAAAACCAATTTACTCCTATCAGATAATAATTCATTGTGGAAAATGCACAGTAAGTACAAAAGACATATCCTAGTGCCTGGTCACATAAAAAGAATGCATGCATTTGTTGCTttgcataaaaaattaaaaagtgaaatatttaaaattttaacttatcCTTACATTTGCTGAGATAGTTATTTTAAACTACcacaacaggaaaagaaattatcctgatgtatgtttttttctttattttagacaGTCCTGGGCACTATATCTGTGAAAGAACATCCTTTCCCCAAATAGGAACTAATTTAAGTCCAGTTAAGAAACACCATGGGACAAATATGTTTAAGAGACACGTTAGGCTGTAGTACAGAGAACTGTTTGTAGCAGGTATCATTTCTTACCAGCTCCTCTGGCCCTCTGTCATCAACCCTGTGCTCTTCTCTGTTCTTCTTCCTATATCGTCCCCCTCTGTAACTCTGCCTTGTGACCCTCTGCAAGCTCATGACTTATCCTTGAAGGCAGCCCTCAGAGAACATGGTGCCTACTTTCAGGTAAATGAAGAAACTCAGGCCAGCAGCGGTCAGGACTCTTTGCTTCTTGTGGTAGGGGCATTACTCACCAAGGTGTTAAATGAGTGACAAAACTTACTGCCAAGTTCCTAATTTCAAAGGATAATATAAAATAGTCGTGACTGGCAAAAAGGTCTACATGGAGTTGTTTCAGCAGAACATGGTCTTTGTGTTTTATACTGGCAtgctttactttaaaatttaactttctaaACTTGTTTACAGAAT of Rhinolophus sinicus isolate RSC01 linkage group LG05, ASM3656204v1, whole genome shotgun sequence contains these proteins:
- the NRXN1 gene encoding neurexin-1 isoform X32 — encoded protein: MDMRWHCENSQTTDDILVASAECPSDDEDIDPCEPSSGGLANPTRAGGREPYPGSAEVIRESSSTTGMVVGIVAAAALCILILLYAMYKYRNRDEGSYHVDESRNYISNSAQSNGAVVKEKQPSSAKSANKNKKNKDKEYYV
- the NRXN1 gene encoding neurexin-1 isoform X33, which codes for MGQKLARPSQLISTTDDILVASAECPSDDEDIDPCEPSSANPTRAGGREPYPGSAEVIRESSSTTGMVVGIVAAAALCILILLYAMYKYRNRDEGSYHVDESRNYISNSAQSNGAVVKEKQPSSAKSANKNKKNKDKEYYV
- the NRXN1 gene encoding neurexin-1 isoform X31, with amino-acid sequence MGQKLARPSQLISTTDDILVASAECPSDDEDIDPCEPSSGGLANPTRAGGREPYPGSAEVIRESSSTTGMVVGIVAAAALCILILLYAMYKYRNRDEGSYHVDESRNYISNSAQSNGAVVKEKQPSSAKSANKNKKNKDKEYYV
- the NRXN1 gene encoding neurexin-1 isoform X34 is translated as MDMRWHCENSQTTDDILVASAECPSDDEDIDPCEPSSANPTRAGGREPYPGSAEVIRESSSTTGMVVGIVAAAALCILILLYAMYKYRNRDEGSYHVDESRNYISNSAQSNGAVVKEKQPSSAKSANKNKKNKDKEYYV